From one Gemmobacter sp. genomic stretch:
- the sugE gene encoding quaternary ammonium compound efflux SMR transporter SugE: protein MPWVFLVLAGLLEVVWAFAMKQSHGFTRLIPSVVTLVTMAASFALLSMSMRVLPLGTAYAIWTGIGALGAFLVGIIALGEPATAPRLVAAGLILAGLALMKLSS from the coding sequence ATGCCGTGGGTTTTCCTTGTTCTTGCCGGTCTGCTGGAGGTCGTCTGGGCCTTTGCCATGAAACAGTCGCACGGGTTCACCCGCCTGATCCCGTCGGTGGTGACGCTGGTCACGATGGCCGCCAGTTTTGCCCTGTTGTCGATGTCCATGCGGGTGCTGCCGCTGGGCACCGCCTATGCGATCTGGACGGGAATCGGTGCGCTTGGCGCGTTTCTGGTGGGAATCATCGCGCTTGGCGAACCGGCCACCGCGCCGCGCCTGGTGGCGGCGGGGCTGATCCTGGCGGGCCTTGCGCTTATGAAGTTGTCAAGCTGA
- a CDS encoding MBL fold metallo-hydrolase codes for MACWIWDPPPTSFFVPMMLEQNCLIVQAGDRLVLFDSGMGTKKLFGDDSGQLMANIRAAGFDPAAITDIVLTHAHCDHCWGIMADDGTPNFPNADIHISQADFDFWTDEGKLAAGGFVATFVEGARKNLLPRRDRVFFFADGKEVLPGIQAVSTPGHTIGHTSFVITSGDRSFLNVGDVVHHYALLFKNPQWEFAFDSDPAQAAKTRVKLYEMAVSEKLPMIGYHFPFPGIGNIRRDGGAFRYVPAHYHHG; via the coding sequence ATGGCCTGCTGGATCTGGGATCCGCCGCCGACCAGCTTTTTCGTGCCCATGATGCTGGAACAGAACTGCCTGATCGTGCAGGCGGGCGACCGGCTGGTGCTGTTCGACAGCGGCATGGGCACGAAAAAGCTGTTCGGCGACGATTCAGGCCAGCTGATGGCCAATATCCGCGCCGCAGGGTTCGACCCCGCCGCCATCACCGACATCGTGCTGACCCATGCCCATTGCGATCATTGCTGGGGCATCATGGCCGATGACGGCACGCCGAACTTTCCCAATGCCGACATCCATATCTCGCAGGCCGATTTCGACTTCTGGACGGACGAGGGCAAGCTGGCCGCCGGCGGCTTTGTCGCGACCTTTGTCGAAGGCGCGCGCAAGAACCTGCTGCCGCGGCGGGACCGGGTGTTCTTTTTCGCCGATGGCAAGGAGGTGCTGCCGGGCATCCAGGCGGTCTCCACCCCCGGACATACCATCGGGCATACCTCGTTCGTGATCACCTCGGGGGATCGCAGTTTCCTGAACGTGGGCGATGTGGTCCATCACTACGCCCTGCTGTTCAAGAACCCGCAGTGGGAGTTTGCCTTTGACAGCGACCCGGCGCAGGCGGCGAAAACGCGGGTGAAACTGTATGAAATGGCGGTGTCGGAAAAGCTGCCGATGATCGGCTATCACTTCCCCTTTCCCGGCATCGGCAACATCCGGCGCGATGGCGGGGCGTTCCGCTATGTGCCCGCCCATTACCATCACGGCTAA
- the hemA gene encoding 5-aminolevulinate synthase, translating to MNYDAQLDAALQRLHDEGRYRTFVDIERRKGHFPHAVWRKPDGSEQDITVWCGNDYLGMGQNPTVLAAMHEALDATGAGSGGTRNISGTTVYHKRLEAEIADLHRKEAALVFSSAYIANDATLSTLRLLFPGLIIYSDALNHASMIEGVRRGNGPKRIFRHNDVAHLRELLAADDPAAPKLIAFESIYSMDGDFGPIREICDLAAEFGALTYLDEVHAVGMYGPRGAGVAERDGQMHRVDIINATLGKAFGVFGGYIAASARMVDAIRSYAPGFIFTTSLPPVVAAGAAASIRLLKTDEGQKLRDAQQLHARILKMRLQGMGLPIIDHGSHIVPVHVGNPVHCKMLSDMLLEQFGIYVQPINFPTVPRGTERLRFTPSPVHDFGQIDRLVRAMDSLWAHCALNRAERSA from the coding sequence ATGAACTACGACGCCCAGCTGGATGCCGCCCTGCAACGGCTGCATGACGAAGGCCGCTACCGCACCTTCGTCGATATCGAGCGTCGCAAGGGCCATTTCCCGCATGCCGTCTGGCGCAAGCCCGATGGGTCGGAACAGGATATCACCGTCTGGTGCGGCAACGATTATCTGGGCATGGGCCAGAACCCCACCGTTCTGGCCGCCATGCACGAGGCGCTGGATGCCACCGGCGCCGGTTCGGGCGGCACGCGCAACATTTCCGGCACCACCGTCTATCACAAGCGGCTGGAGGCCGAGATTGCCGACCTGCACCGCAAGGAAGCGGCGCTGGTGTTCTCCTCGGCCTATATCGCCAATGATGCCACGCTGAGCACGCTGCGGCTGCTGTTTCCCGGGCTGATCATCTATTCCGACGCGCTGAACCATGCGTCCATGATCGAAGGCGTGCGGCGCGGCAACGGCCCCAAGCGCATCTTCCGCCACAACGATGTGGCCCATCTGCGCGAGCTTCTGGCGGCCGACGATCCGGCAGCGCCCAAGCTGATCGCCTTTGAATCGATCTATTCGATGGATGGCGATTTCGGCCCGATCCGTGAAATCTGCGACCTGGCGGCCGAATTCGGCGCCCTGACCTATCTGGACGAGGTGCATGCCGTGGGCATGTATGGCCCGCGCGGGGCAGGGGTGGCCGAACGCGATGGCCAGATGCACCGGGTGGACATCATCAATGCCACGCTGGGCAAGGCCTTCGGCGTGTTCGGCGGCTACATCGCCGCCAGCGCGCGCATGGTGGACGCCATCCGCAGCTATGCCCCGGGCTTCATCTTCACCACCTCGCTGCCGCCGGTCGTGGCCGCCGGGGCCGCCGCCTCGATCCGCCTGCTGAAAACCGACGAGGGGCAAAAGCTGCGCGATGCCCAGCAGTTGCACGCGCGCATCCTGAAAATGCGGCTTCAGGGCATGGGCCTGCCGATCATCGACCATGGCAGCCATATCGTGCCGGTGCATGTCGGCAACCCGGTGCATTGCAAGATGCTGTCCGACATGCTGCTGGAACAGTTCGGCATCTATGTGCAGCCGATCAACTTCCCCACCGTGCCGCGCGGCACCGAACGGCTGCGGTTCACGCCTTCGCCGGTGCATGATTTCGGGCAGATTGACCGTCTGGTGCGCGCGATGGATTCGCTTTGGGCCCATTGTGCGCTAAATCGTGCCGAGCGGTCCGCCTAG
- a CDS encoding biotin/lipoate A/B protein ligase family protein, with translation MADTGGQAMHGEYKVIGGKLVVADLSVTDGRLADVRISGDFFLEPDEALGDITAALEGMAATADAVTLAAAIRRALRPDAMLMGFSPEAVAIAVRRALGVARSWRDYEWQVLDGIQTPAMHLALDDVLAREVAAGRRGPTLRFWQWDRPAIIIGNFQSVQNEVDMAACARLGVQVVRRVTGGGAMFVEPGSTITWSLYAPADLVADMDFGASYAFLDAWALKALNDMGIDAVYKPLNDIASSRGKIGGAAQKRYAGGAVLHHVTMAYDMDADKMMQVLRIGREKLSDKGIASAAKRVDPVRSQTGLERAEVMARMKATFTDLHGGSDGQVTPAELAAAEELAATKFTTDGWLHRLP, from the coding sequence GTGGCAGATACCGGAGGGCAGGCGATGCACGGCGAATACAAGGTGATCGGGGGCAAGCTGGTGGTGGCCGACCTGTCGGTGACGGATGGGCGGCTGGCCGATGTGCGCATCTCGGGCGATTTCTTTCTGGAACCCGACGAGGCGCTTGGCGACATCACCGCCGCGCTGGAGGGGATGGCGGCCACGGCCGATGCGGTGACCCTGGCCGCCGCCATCCGCCGGGCCCTGCGCCCCGATGCCATGCTGATGGGCTTTTCCCCCGAGGCGGTGGCCATCGCCGTGCGCCGTGCGCTGGGGGTGGCGCGCAGCTGGCGCGATTACGAATGGCAGGTGCTGGACGGCATCCAGACCCCTGCCATGCACCTTGCGCTGGACGATGTTCTGGCGCGCGAGGTGGCGGCCGGCCGCCGTGGCCCCACGCTGCGCTTCTGGCAATGGGACCGGCCGGCGATCATCATCGGCAATTTCCAGTCGGTGCAGAACGAGGTTGACATGGCGGCCTGCGCCCGCCTTGGCGTGCAGGTGGTGCGGCGCGTCACCGGGGGCGGCGCGATGTTCGTGGAACCCGGGTCCACCATCACCTGGTCGCTCTATGCCCCGGCGGATCTGGTGGCGGACATGGACTTTGGCGCGTCCTACGCCTTTCTCGATGCCTGGGCGCTGAAGGCGTTGAACGACATGGGGATTGATGCGGTCTACAAGCCGCTGAACGATATCGCCAGTTCGCGCGGCAAGATCGGCGGCGCGGCGCAGAAACGCTATGCCGGCGGCGCCGTGTTGCACCATGTGACGATGGCCTACGACATGGACGCCGACAAGATGATGCAGGTGCTGCGCATCGGGCGCGAGAAACTGTCGGACAAGGGCATCGCCAGCGCCGCCAAGCGGGTGGATCCGGTGCGCAGCCAGACCGGGCTGGAACGGGCCGAGGTGATGGCGCGGATGAAGGCGACCTTCACCGATCTGCATGGTGGCAGCGATGGTCAGGTGACCCCGGCCGAACTGGCGGCGGCCGAGGAACTGGCAGCGACCAAATTCACCACCGACGGCTGGCTGCACCGCCTGCCCTGA
- a CDS encoding helix-turn-helix domain-containing protein: protein MIWRKGKPSAEVEEKPKGFDDYDLRLGDLMRGERATLGKSLLDVQRELKIKATYIAAIENADVSAFETAGFVAGYVRSYARYLGMDPDAAYQQFCAEANFTAIPKGLSSNTAPRAQTARPRPRGLDALADPDALFVPRGERWVSRIEPGAAGSVLVLLLLIAGIGYGGWSVLREVQRVQVAPIEQAPSVVASIDPLGNVGAGTALKVAEGQPEDARPSAPTAEALGRLYRPQALDMPQMVSRDGPIAAILPERPDTDSAVAAALAQPEEQPVRVLAEAAPAVEIMAAQPSWVRVRAADGTVLFEKILDAGETYVVPQSEAPPTLRAGNSSSVYFIVKGQAFGPAAPGAQVVSNVALSPEALSEKYALVDLGQKPEVARLVQVAQARHLETDDAQE, encoded by the coding sequence ATGATTTGGCGGAAGGGAAAACCTTCGGCAGAGGTCGAGGAGAAGCCGAAGGGCTTTGACGACTACGACCTTCGGCTGGGCGATCTGATGCGGGGCGAACGCGCCACGCTGGGAAAATCGCTGCTGGACGTCCAGCGAGAGCTGAAGATCAAGGCCACCTACATTGCCGCGATTGAAAACGCCGATGTCTCGGCCTTTGAAACCGCAGGTTTCGTGGCCGGCTATGTGCGGTCCTATGCCCGCTATCTGGGCATGGACCCGGACGCCGCCTATCAGCAATTCTGCGCCGAGGCGAATTTCACCGCGATTCCCAAGGGGCTGTCGTCGAACACCGCCCCCCGCGCGCAAACCGCGCGCCCACGCCCCCGCGGGCTGGATGCGCTGGCCGATCCCGATGCGCTGTTCGTGCCGCGTGGCGAACGCTGGGTCAGCCGGATCGAACCCGGCGCGGCCGGATCGGTTCTGGTACTGCTGCTGCTGATCGCCGGCATCGGTTACGGCGGCTGGTCCGTGTTGCGCGAGGTGCAGCGCGTTCAGGTGGCCCCCATCGAACAGGCGCCGTCCGTCGTCGCCTCGATCGACCCGCTTGGCAATGTCGGCGCCGGCACCGCCCTGAAGGTCGCCGAAGGCCAACCCGAGGATGCGCGCCCTTCGGCCCCCACGGCCGAGGCGCTGGGGCGGCTTTACCGCCCGCAGGCGCTGGACATGCCGCAGATGGTGTCGCGCGATGGCCCCATCGCCGCGATCCTGCCGGAACGGCCCGATACCGATTCCGCCGTGGCCGCCGCCTTGGCCCAGCCCGAGGAACAGCCCGTGCGCGTGCTGGCCGAAGCGGCGCCTGCGGTGGAGATCATGGCGGCCCAGCCCAGCTGGGTGCGCGTGCGCGCCGCCGACGGCACCGTGCTGTTCGAAAAGATCCTCGACGCCGGCGAAACCTATGTCGTCCCGCAGTCCGAGGCGCCGCCCACCTTGCGCGCGGGCAATTCCAGCTCGGTCTATTTCATCGTCAAGGGCCAGGCCTTTGGCCCTGCTGCCCCCGGCGCCCAGGTCGTCAGCAACGTCGCCCTGTCGCCCGAGGCGCTGTCCGAGAAATACGCCCTGGTCGACCTGGGGCAAAAGCCCGAGGTGGCGCGGCTGGTGCAGGTGGCCCAGGCCCGCCATCTGGAAACCGACGACGCGCAGGAGTGA
- the ispG gene encoding flavodoxin-dependent (E)-4-hydroxy-3-methylbut-2-enyl-diphosphate synthase → MTHNPVRPWRNIDRRKSRQIRVGNVLIGGDAPISVQTMTNTLTTDAKATIEQIQRSAAAGADIVRVSTPDVESTRALKQIVAESPVPIVADIHFHYKRAIEAAEAGAACLRINPGNIGNAAKVAEVVKAARDHGCSIRIGVNAGSLEKHLLDKYGEPCPDAMVESGLDHIKLLQDNDFHEFKISVKASDVFMAAAAYQQLATVTDAPIHLGITEAGGLMSGTVKSAIGLGSLLWFGIGDTIRVSLSADPVEEVKVGFEILKSLGLRTRGVQIISCPSCARQGFDVIKTVEKLEKRLEHIKTPISLSIIGCVVNGPGEALMTDIGFTGGGAGNGMVYMAGKQSHRMSNDQMVDHIVELVEQKAAALDAADKAAE, encoded by the coding sequence ATGACGCACAATCCCGTCCGCCCCTGGCGCAACATCGACCGCCGCAAGTCGCGCCAGATCCGCGTTGGAAACGTGCTGATCGGCGGCGATGCACCGATTTCGGTGCAGACCATGACCAACACCCTGACGACCGATGCCAAGGCCACCATCGAGCAGATCCAGCGCTCTGCCGCCGCCGGTGCCGATATCGTCCGCGTGTCCACCCCCGATGTGGAAAGCACCCGCGCGCTGAAGCAGATCGTGGCCGAAAGCCCGGTCCCCATCGTCGCCGACATCCACTTCCACTACAAGCGCGCCATCGAGGCGGCCGAGGCCGGCGCCGCCTGCCTGCGCATCAACCCCGGCAACATCGGCAATGCCGCCAAGGTGGCCGAGGTGGTCAAGGCCGCCCGCGACCACGGCTGTTCGATCCGCATCGGCGTCAACGCCGGATCGCTGGAAAAGCATCTGCTGGACAAATACGGCGAACCCTGTCCCGACGCGATGGTCGAATCCGGTCTCGACCATATCAAGCTGTTGCAGGACAACGATTTTCACGAATTCAAGATCTCGGTCAAGGCCTCGGACGTGTTCATGGCCGCCGCCGCCTATCAGCAGCTGGCGACCGTGACCGACGCCCCCATCCACCTTGGCATCACCGAAGCCGGCGGCCTGATGTCCGGCACGGTGAAATCGGCCATCGGCCTTGGCTCGCTGCTGTGGTTCGGCATCGGCGACACCATCCGCGTGTCGCTGTCCGCCGATCCGGTCGAGGAGGTCAAGGTCGGGTTCGAGATCCTGAAATCGCTCGGCCTGCGCACCCGCGGCGTGCAGATCATCTCCTGCCCCAGCTGCGCGCGGCAGGGGTTCGACGTGATCAAGACGGTGGAAAAGCTGGAAAAGCGGCTGGAACACATCAAGACGCCGATCAGCCTGTCGATCATCGGTTGCGTGGTCAACGGCCCTGGCGAGGCGCTGATGACCGACATCGGCTTTACCGGCGGGGGCGCCGGCAACGGCATGGTCTACATGGCCGGCAAGCAAAGCCACCGCATGTCGAACGATCAGATGGTCGACCATATCGTCGAACTGGTGGAACAAAAGGCGGCGGCGCTGGATGCGGCCGACAAGGCGGCCGAGTAA
- a CDS encoding PqiC family protein, with protein MPLMPKALTLPLILTLAACGGDATRFLIEPAPVAAPVRLRVSSIELREVVLPGYAEDSQILAEGADGGLRPVKGAEWADGSAQAITAQLARSLDLRSTASVAAEPWPLTDPADVRLEVRIDRMVARADGRFQLSGQYAVASPDGRLRDRLERFDLASPMAGDGPAAIAAAYAGCLDQLSGRIIATLQGR; from the coding sequence ATGCCCCTGATGCCCAAAGCCCTGACCTTGCCGCTGATCCTGACGCTGGCCGCCTGTGGGGGCGATGCGACGCGGTTCCTGATCGAACCCGCGCCGGTCGCGGCGCCGGTGCGGCTGCGCGTGTCCAGCATCGAGCTGCGCGAGGTGGTATTGCCCGGCTATGCCGAGGACAGCCAGATCCTGGCCGAGGGCGCGGATGGCGGCCTGCGCCCGGTCAAGGGCGCCGAATGGGCCGATGGATCGGCGCAGGCGATCACCGCGCAACTGGCGCGCAGCCTCGATCTGCGCAGCACGGCCAGCGTGGCGGCGGAACCCTGGCCGCTGACCGACCCCGCCGATGTGCGGCTGGAGGTGCGGATCGACCGCATGGTGGCCCGCGCCGACGGGCGGTTCCAGCTGTCGGGGCAATATGCCGTTGCCTCGCCCGATGGCCGGCTGCGCGACCGGCTGGAACGGTTCGACCTGGCCAGCCCCATGGCCGGCGACGGCCCCGCGGCGATTGCCGCCGCCTATGCCGGGTGTCTGGACCAGCTGAGCGGCAGGATCATCGCCACCTTGCAGGGGCGGTAG
- a CDS encoding paraquat-inducible protein A: MANPGTARPALTARGAGLCGCRICGKANPAGAAQCLRCGSALVPEPGLQAVWAWLIAGLVAYVPANLYPMLRTLTMGREMDSTIVGGAIELFRHGSWGVALIVIGASVVIPVAKFVIIAYLALAVRRGWPMRGHTRLHLYEIVEFVGRWSMIDVFVVAILSALVKFNLVATIAPGIAAASFALSVVFTMLAAQSFDPRLIWRSTDRPTP, from the coding sequence ATGGCGAACCCTGGAACAGCGCGCCCGGCCCTGACCGCGCGGGGCGCGGGGCTGTGCGGTTGCCGGATCTGCGGCAAGGCGAACCCCGCCGGGGCGGCGCAGTGCCTGCGCTGCGGCAGCGCACTGGTGCCCGAACCGGGGTTGCAGGCCGTCTGGGCCTGGCTGATCGCGGGGCTGGTCGCCTATGTTCCCGCCAACCTTTACCCCATGCTGCGCACCCTGACGATGGGACGCGAGATGGACAGCACCATCGTGGGCGGCGCCATCGAGCTGTTCCGGCATGGGTCATGGGGCGTGGCGCTGATCGTGATCGGGGCCAGCGTCGTCATTCCGGTGGCCAAGTTCGTGATCATCGCCTATCTGGCGCTGGCCGTGCGGCGCGGCTGGCCGATGCGCGGGCATACCCGGCTGCATCTTTATGAAATCGTCGAATTCGTCGGCCGCTGGTCGATGATCGACGTGTTCGTCGTGGCCATTCTTTCGGCGCTGGTGAAGTTCAACCTTGTCGCCACCATCGCGCCCGGCATCGCCGCGGCCAGTTTCGCATTGTCGGTTGTGTTCACCATGCTGGCAGCCCAAAGTTTCGATCCCCGCCTGATCTGGCGTTCAACGGACAGACCGACCCCATGA
- a CDS encoding paraquat-inducible protein A: MTAAAPDDRIACPTCDALHHVGPVPLGARGRCTRCGTVLAAPRQGAMTRIVMLAATSLVLMVAAVFFPFLEISAGGMTRKSSVLDAALAFSDGLTLPLTLAVAAFIIVLPALRLGLIIYALAPMALGWHAARRAIPAFRLAEALRPWAMAEIFVIGVAVALVKVGGLASLHFGVAFWAFVLLVLVNVLNDNFMCRLTIWRTLEQRARP; encoded by the coding sequence ATGACGGCTGCCGCCCCCGATGACAGGATTGCCTGCCCCACCTGCGATGCGCTGCATCATGTCGGGCCGGTGCCCCTGGGCGCGCGTGGCCGCTGCACGCGCTGCGGCACCGTGCTGGCCGCCCCCCGGCAAGGCGCGATGACCCGTATCGTGATGCTGGCCGCCACCTCGCTGGTGCTGATGGTGGCGGCGGTGTTCTTTCCGTTCCTGGAAATCAGCGCCGGCGGCATGACGCGCAAAAGTTCGGTCCTGGATGCCGCGCTGGCGTTTTCCGATGGTCTGACCCTGCCGCTGACGCTGGCGGTGGCGGCCTTCATCATCGTGCTGCCGGCGCTGCGGCTGGGGCTGATCATCTATGCGCTGGCGCCGATGGCGCTGGGGTGGCATGCCGCGCGCCGCGCCATTCCCGCCTTTCGCCTGGCCGAGGCGCTGCGGCCCTGGGCCATGGCCGAGATTTTCGTGATCGGGGTGGCGGTGGCGCTGGTCAAGGTGGGGGGGCTGGCATCGCTGCATTTCGGGGTGGCCTTCTGGGCCTTTGTGCTGCTGGTGCTGGTGAACGTGCTGAACGACAATTTCATGTGCAGGCTGACGATATGGCGAACCCTGGAACAGCGCGCCCGGCCCTGA
- a CDS encoding ABC transporter ATP-binding protein, which produces MLEFQSVHVSISGISILRDISFRVGQSETVALVGHNGAGKTTTLRSVMGFTQTRGRITFDGRDLTQVAPHDRPGLGIGYAPEDRRLFAGFTVEENILLPARVAGLSAAETARRRDRAYTILPELQTLAPRPAGSVSGGQGKMVALGRALMSSTRLLLLDEPFQGLAPVLANTYAAALRRLNELAPEIAVIITESNPELLERFANRVITMERGAIASDRMVQAAGVPA; this is translated from the coding sequence ATGCTGGAATTCCAATCAGTCCACGTCTCGATCAGCGGCATATCCATCCTGCGCGACATCAGTTTTCGCGTGGGCCAGTCGGAAACCGTGGCGCTGGTGGGCCACAATGGCGCGGGGAAAACCACCACGCTGCGCAGCGTCATGGGGTTTACCCAGACGCGCGGCCGGATCACCTTTGACGGCCGCGACCTGACGCAGGTGGCCCCGCATGACCGCCCCGGCCTTGGCATCGGCTATGCGCCCGAGGACCGGCGGCTGTTCGCGGGCTTTACGGTTGAAGAAAACATCCTGCTGCCCGCGCGCGTCGCCGGCCTGTCGGCCGCAGAAACCGCACGGCGGCGCGACCGGGCCTATACCATCCTGCCCGAGTTGCAGACCCTGGCCCCCCGCCCGGCCGGGTCGGTTTCGGGCGGGCAAGGCAAGATGGTGGCGCTGGGGCGGGCGCTGATGTCCTCGACCCGGCTGTTGCTGCTGGACGAGCCGTTCCAGGGCCTGGCCCCGGTGCTGGCCAACACCTATGCCGCCGCGCTGCGCCGGCTGAACGAACTGGCGCCCGAGATTGCGGTGATCATCACCGAATCCAACCCCGAACTGCTGGAACGCTTTGCCAACCGGGTGATCACCATGGAACGCGGCGCCATCGCCTCGGACCGGATGGTGCAGGCGGCCGGCGTCCCCGCCTGA
- a CDS encoding MlaD family protein produces MTQPPDMDIQPARQSFWRNLSPVWLVPVLAVAVSLGIAWQSFSDRGVLVDITFQNAAGITPGETAIRLRDVPIGHVERVNFSADLSRVIVSARIDRTVAEALPANAQFWVVRPEVSARGISGLTTVLSGVYIEAAFLPTSDQVGRNFAGLETAPLVAPGRQGTRITLRAPDGNRLTPGAPVLYRGIQVGHIERPRLMDGLDGIVVDAFIEAPHDQRLTTATRFWDTSGFQVSLGTSGVRLSVGNLASLLTGGITFDTVASGGAPVTADTVYDLYADEAAARQGGSLAIAANALRVAADFDGSVQGLASGAQVRYRGVRVGTVTAITPRVTTTDGQPSVRMQVSLALAPDAMGLPDTATPADLDQLLAGLVASGLRAQLAPASFFGTSLVIELVEKPDEPAGVLARPEGGVPVIPSVRSNIPDLTATAQGMLGRIDALPLEELLTQAIALMSSAETLLASEDTRAVPGGVVALLDQARGLIGSKEMQALPGDLRGAVGELRRVLDALNEQKAVDRLVAALTAAEEAAGTVSLSVEDFPAIAEELSAVVAKANALELEALVASASKVLDSADRFINADGTQSLPPAMAGALAEVQAALAELRAGGVVPNVNSTLASASKAADAIALAAKDLPQLAGRLDALVTQAEALVGAYGARSPVNEEILTTLREARATARAFSQLARALERNPNSLLFGR; encoded by the coding sequence ATGACCCAACCGCCCGACATGGACATCCAGCCCGCCCGCCAGTCGTTCTGGCGCAACCTGTCGCCCGTCTGGCTGGTGCCGGTGCTGGCGGTGGCGGTGTCGCTGGGGATCGCCTGGCAAAGCTTTTCCGACCGGGGTGTGCTGGTGGACATCACCTTCCAGAACGCGGCCGGCATCACGCCCGGCGAAACCGCGATCCGGCTGCGCGATGTGCCGATCGGGCATGTGGAACGGGTGAATTTCTCGGCCGATCTGTCGCGGGTCATCGTTTCGGCCCGGATCGACCGGACGGTGGCCGAGGCGCTGCCCGCCAATGCCCAGTTCTGGGTCGTGCGCCCCGAGGTCAGCGCCCGTGGCATCAGCGGGCTGACCACGGTTCTGTCGGGCGTCTATATCGAGGCCGCGTTCCTGCCCACCAGCGACCAGGTTGGGCGCAACTTTGCCGGGCTGGAAACCGCGCCGCTGGTGGCGCCCGGCCGGCAGGGCACCCGCATCACCCTGCGCGCCCCCGATGGCAACCGCCTGACCCCGGGCGCGCCGGTGCTGTATCGCGGCATCCAGGTGGGCCATATCGAACGCCCCCGCCTGATGGACGGGCTGGACGGCATTGTCGTCGATGCCTTCATCGAGGCGCCGCATGACCAGCGGCTGACCACGGCGACCCGGTTCTGGGATACCTCGGGCTTTCAGGTCTCGCTTGGCACATCGGGCGTGCGGCTGAGCGTGGGAAACCTTGCCTCGCTGCTGACCGGGGGGATCACCTTTGATACCGTCGCCTCGGGCGGGGCCCCGGTGACGGCGGATACGGTTTATGACCTTTACGCCGACGAGGCGGCGGCGCGGCAGGGCGGATCGCTGGCGATTGCCGCCAATGCGCTGCGGGTCGCGGCCGATTTCGACGGGTCGGTCCAGGGCCTGGCATCAGGGGCGCAGGTGCGCTACCGCGGCGTGCGGGTGGGCACGGTGACGGCGATCACCCCGCGCGTGACCACGACCGATGGCCAGCCCAGCGTGCGGATGCAGGTGTCGCTGGCGCTGGCACCCGATGCCATGGGCCTGCCCGATACCGCGACCCCGGCCGATCTGGACCAACTGCTGGCCGGGCTGGTGGCCAGCGGCCTGCGGGCGCAACTGGCGCCAGCGTCGTTCTTTGGCACCTCGCTGGTGATCGAACTGGTGGAAAAGCCCGACGAACCGGCCGGGGTGCTGGCACGGCCCGAGGGCGGGGTGCCGGTCATTCCGTCGGTGCGCTCGAACATCCCCGACCTGACGGCGACCGCGCAGGGCATGCTGGGCCGCATCGACGCCCTGCCGCTGGAAGAACTGCTGACCCAGGCGATTGCGCTGATGTCCAGCGCGGAAACCCTGCTGGCCTCGGAAGATACCCGGGCGGTTCCGGGTGGCGTGGTGGCGCTGCTGGATCAGGCGCGCGGCCTGATCGGCAGCAAGGAAATGCAGGCCCTGCCCGGCGATCTGCGCGGCGCGGTGGGCGAGTTGCGCCGGGTGCTGGATGCGCTGAACGAACAGAAGGCGGTGGACCGGCTGGTCGCCGCCCTGACCGCGGCCGAGGAAGCGGCGGGAACCGTCAGCCTGTCGGTCGAGGATTTCCCGGCGATTGCCGAAGAGCTGAGCGCCGTGGTGGCCAAGGCCAATGCGCTGGAGCTGGAGGCGCTGGTCGCCTCGGCCAGCAAGGTGCTGGACAGCGCGGACAGGTTCATCAACGCCGATGGCACCCAGTCGCTGCCGCCTGCCATGGCCGGTGCGCTGGCCGAGGTGCAGGCGGCGCTGGCCGAACTGCGCGCGGGGGGCGTGGTGCCGAATGTGAACAGCACCCTGGCCTCGGCCAGCAAGGCGGCCGATGCCATCGCGCTGGCGGCCAAGGACTTGCCGCAGCTGGCCGGGCGGCTGGACGCGCTGGTGACCCAGGCCGAGGCACTGGTCGGCGCCTATGGCGCGCGGTCGCCGGTGAACGAGGAAATCCTGACCACCCTGCGCGAGGCGCGGGCCACGGCGCGCGCGTTCTCGCAGCTGGCCCGCGCGCTGGAACGCAACCCCAATTCGCTTCTGTTCGGACGGTGA